Proteins encoded within one genomic window of Humulus lupulus chromosome 1, drHumLupu1.1, whole genome shotgun sequence:
- the LOC133797930 gene encoding uncharacterized protein LOC133797930 isoform X1, with protein MILLVFLEVKLKIRIRASQYDRSDANYKCNVSEGSCSMQILFPKGNVAVLTNLGSDQVVDCRICGDPNSVLRFVFIEFTDEGNFDLITSLLVCHCERVFRSVMNARTF; from the exons ATGATTTTACTGGTATTTTTAGAG GTGAAactaaaaataagaataagggcTTCCCAATATGATAGAAGTGATGCCAATTACAAATGCAATGTCAGTGAAGGGTCCTGTAGCATGCAAATTTTATTCCCTAAGGGAAATGTAGCTGTCTTAACCAATCTTGGTTCTGATCAG GTTGTTGATTGCCGAATTTGTGGTGATCCAAACTCAGTACTTCGATTTGTCTTCATTGAGTTCACTGATGAAGGTAATTTTGACCTTATAACATCATTACTGGTCTGCCATTGTGAAAGGGTCTTTAGATCGGTTATGAATGCTAGGACATTTTGA
- the LOC133797930 gene encoding uncharacterized protein LOC133797930 isoform X2 — translation MILLVFLEVKLKIRIRASQYDRSDANYKCNVSEGSCSMQILFPKGNVAVLTNLGSDQVAQADVKLFFESVCGEVYRLRLLGDYHHSTRIAFVEFVMKLGKVYCDK, via the exons ATGATTTTACTGGTATTTTTAGAG GTGAAactaaaaataagaataagggcTTCCCAATATGATAGAAGTGATGCCAATTACAAATGCAATGTCAGTGAAGGGTCCTGTAGCATGCAAATTTTATTCCCTAAGGGAAATGTAGCTGTCTTAACCAATCTTGGTTCTGATCAG GTTGCTCAAGCTGATGTTAAACTCTTTTTTGAATCAGTCTGTGGAGAG GTTTATCGCCTAAGGCTGCTTGGGGACTATCATCATTCTACTCGTATTGCCTTTGTTGAGTTTGTAATG AAATTAGGGAAGGTCTATTGTGACAAGTAA